Proteins from a genomic interval of Desulfuromonas acetexigens:
- a CDS encoding penicillin-binding protein activator, which translates to MAGRRAVWFITALLILMTAFSAFATTNGDPALKQGISAYEAGDRQQALSLLRGFVIRNFQDPDLPTAYLYLARVFQEQGSPAEALLYTGRIPEEQKGAEALLIEGLALAATGQKDPALARLLKSNPAQLSPTDQLQRGAALAEIQTALGQNLEALAAIQRHGEGRDESLLAQAHDILKRLSNGDLAEAVFMFQGTPLGQDARTEQANRAFRQGLTEQAKNLLAPVLQNAVPFPYRHEAESLWLALGGGDPATISASSPASSAPVAAVNPLPATTTISSGRALGVLLPLEGRHAPFAQLIRQGMEFALEEHNQSRPGCRLVVRDSGATPEESSRAVRELAADPTILAIAGPITGGAATVCARQAQLLRIPLFALTPKEGIPEIGDFIFRHSLTPQAQVEALLSQAMERRGLRRFAVLYPESSQGKTLAGLFVNGVLRRGGQIVATEGYGENLTDFRIPLRLLKGEDPNKNASTTNDPSPFEALFLPDYPEKISLIAPQLSYYGLQDVQLLGISGWKSPELLRSSGQYLQGAIFADGFFADAGATNVRRFVEAYSARYGVPPSILEAQGYDVASLLLQLLVHPQVQDRQSLRDTLSRVDNFSGATRPFTIAANGDTRQSLWLLTVAGDGFAELP; encoded by the coding sequence ATGGCAGGTCGCCGCGCCGTCTGGTTCATTACCGCTTTGCTGATCTTGATGACGGCTTTTTCCGCCTTCGCGACGACGAACGGCGATCCCGCCCTGAAACAGGGGATTTCCGCCTATGAAGCCGGAGATCGCCAGCAAGCCCTCTCTCTACTGCGCGGCTTCGTTATCCGTAATTTTCAGGATCCCGACCTGCCCACCGCCTACCTCTACCTGGCCCGCGTCTTCCAGGAGCAGGGAAGCCCGGCCGAGGCCCTGCTCTACACCGGCCGCATTCCCGAAGAGCAAAAGGGAGCCGAAGCCCTGCTCATCGAAGGACTGGCCCTGGCGGCGACCGGACAAAAGGACCCGGCCCTCGCCCGCCTGCTCAAGAGTAACCCGGCGCAGCTGTCGCCCACCGATCAGCTCCAACGCGGAGCGGCCCTGGCCGAGATCCAGACGGCCCTCGGCCAGAACCTGGAAGCGCTCGCGGCGATCCAGCGCCATGGCGAAGGGCGCGACGAAAGTCTGCTCGCTCAGGCCCACGACATCCTGAAACGCCTCTCCAACGGCGATCTCGCCGAAGCCGTCTTCATGTTTCAGGGGACGCCGCTGGGACAGGACGCCCGCACCGAGCAAGCCAACCGCGCCTTCCGGCAGGGGCTCACGGAACAGGCGAAAAACCTGCTGGCGCCGGTATTGCAGAACGCCGTCCCCTTTCCCTACCGGCATGAGGCCGAGTCCCTGTGGCTGGCCCTCGGTGGCGGCGATCCCGCGACCATTTCCGCCTCATCGCCTGCTTCCTCCGCGCCGGTGGCTGCCGTCAATCCGCTCCCTGCGACAACGACGATCTCCTCCGGGCGCGCCCTCGGGGTACTGCTCCCCCTTGAGGGACGCCACGCCCCTTTCGCCCAACTGATCCGGCAAGGAATGGAATTCGCCCTGGAAGAACACAACCAGAGCCGGCCCGGTTGTCGTCTGGTGGTTCGTGATTCAGGCGCCACACCCGAGGAAAGCAGCCGTGCCGTCCGCGAACTGGCTGCCGACCCGACCATCCTGGCCATCGCCGGGCCGATTACCGGCGGCGCCGCCACCGTCTGCGCTCGCCAGGCCCAACTGTTGCGCATCCCGCTCTTCGCCCTGACCCCGAAAGAGGGCATTCCCGAGATCGGCGACTTCATTTTCCGCCACTCCCTCACTCCGCAAGCCCAGGTCGAGGCGCTGCTGAGCCAGGCGATGGAACGCCGGGGACTCAGACGTTTCGCCGTCCTCTATCCCGAATCCTCACAGGGCAAGACATTGGCGGGGCTCTTCGTCAATGGCGTGCTCCGGCGGGGTGGCCAAATCGTTGCTACCGAAGGCTACGGAGAAAATCTCACCGACTTCCGAATCCCCCTACGCCTGCTCAAAGGGGAAGATCCCAACAAAAACGCCTCTACAACCAACGATCCCTCCCCTTTCGAGGCCCTCTTTCTTCCCGATTATCCGGAAAAAATCAGCCTGATCGCTCCCCAACTCAGCTACTACGGCCTGCAGGACGTGCAACTGCTTGGGATTTCGGGCTGGAAATCTCCGGAACTCCTCCGCTCTTCCGGTCAATATCTGCAAGGGGCGATTTTCGCCGACGGCTTTTTTGCCGATGCCGGCGCCACCAATGTTCGCCGTTTTGTGGAGGCCTACAGCGCCCGCTACGGCGTTCCCCCCAGTATTCTCGAAGCCCAGGGTTACGATGTCGCCAGCCTCCTCTTGCAGCTGCTGGTTCACCCCCAGGTCCAAGACCGACAGAGCCTGCGCGATACCCTCTCCCGGGTGGACAATTTCTCTGGCGCCACCCGCCCCTTCACCATCGCCGCCAACGGCGACACCCGGCAGTCCTTATGGCTTCTGACCGTGGCCGGTGACGGCTTCGCCGAACTGCCATGA
- a CDS encoding FKBP-type peptidyl-prolyl cis-trans isomerase gives MLPAAKGDIVTVQYTGKLSNGEIFDASPDDRPLQFVIGKKEVIPGFESAVTGMVTGEKRTVTIPAADAYGQKLPERVEEIDRARLPEKLNPRVGDRLEITGHDNSRRIVEVIAVSDQTLILDGNHPLAGQDLTFDIAMMEVVKQPKLF, from the coding sequence ATGTTACCAGCGGCCAAAGGCGATATCGTGACCGTTCAGTATACGGGCAAGTTGAGCAACGGCGAGATCTTCGACGCCTCCCCTGACGACCGGCCCTTGCAGTTTGTCATCGGCAAGAAAGAAGTGATCCCCGGCTTCGAGTCGGCCGTGACCGGCATGGTGACGGGAGAAAAACGTACCGTGACGATTCCCGCCGCCGATGCCTATGGTCAGAAACTTCCGGAACGGGTTGAGGAGATCGACCGGGCGCGACTTCCGGAAAAGCTCAATCCCCGCGTCGGCGATCGTCTGGAGATCACCGGTCACGACAACAGCCGGAGAATTGTAGAGGTTATCGCGGTCAGCGATCAAACCCTGATCCTCGATGGGAACCATCCCTTGGCGGGCCAGGACCTGACCTTCGACATCGCCATGATGGAAGTGGTTAAACAGCCGAAACTTTTCTAG
- the nth gene encoding endonuclease III, with protein MSRRRALLLLERLEALYPDAHCALFYRNPLELLIATILSAQCTDVRVNQVTPALFARYPDAQALAAADPAELEDLIRSTGFFRNKAKNIIGCAQALVTDHGGEVPRRMEDLVALPGVGRKTANVVLGNIFAIPGMVVDTHVKRLAGRFGWTRESDPVRIEKDLCQLLPEERWTQTSHVLILHGRALCKAPIPHCSLCPVLDLCPRQGITRSH; from the coding sequence ATGAGCCGACGCCGGGCCCTGCTTCTTCTGGAGCGTCTTGAAGCGCTCTATCCCGACGCGCATTGTGCCCTGTTCTACCGCAATCCCCTGGAGTTGCTTATCGCCACCATCCTATCGGCGCAATGTACCGATGTCCGGGTCAACCAGGTCACCCCCGCCCTCTTTGCCCGCTACCCCGATGCCCAGGCCCTGGCGGCAGCTGATCCCGCCGAACTGGAAGATCTCATCCGCTCCACCGGCTTCTTCCGCAACAAGGCGAAAAACATCATCGGCTGTGCCCAGGCTCTGGTTACTGACCACGGCGGCGAAGTGCCGCGCCGGATGGAAGATCTGGTCGCCCTCCCGGGGGTCGGACGCAAGACCGCCAATGTTGTTCTTGGCAATATCTTCGCGATCCCCGGAATGGTCGTCGATACCCACGTCAAGCGACTGGCCGGGCGCTTCGGCTGGACTCGGGAAAGCGATCCGGTGCGCATCGAGAAGGATCTCTGCCAACTCCTCCCCGAGGAGCGCTGGACCCAAACCAGCCATGTCCTCATCCTCCACGGCCGGGCCCTGTGTAAGGCGCCCATTCCCCATTGCAGTCTCTGTCCGGTGCTCGATCTCTGTCCGCGCCAGGGGATCACCCGTTCCCACTGA